The proteins below are encoded in one region of Pseudomonas sp. SCB32:
- a CDS encoding HlyD family type I secretion periplasmic adaptor subunit, whose amino-acid sequence MPSRQIESFADLPVSDRKIRRLGLAIVGVTFGLFGTWAAFAPLDGAVYAPGVVTVQTYRKTVQHLEGGIVKEVLVHDGDIVKRDDPLIVLDDAQLRFEYEMTRGQLIAAKAMEARLKAERDSLSAIDFGELADLTSPRGVEARQSETLVFNARQGSRQGQSAVLRERIGQLNQQISGLESVIDTKLQLERSYSGEIGELSDLLKQGFVDKQRLVEQQRKLEMLKSEVADHRATINRARLQINETQLQILQVDKDFNADVAKQLAEVQTRIYDLREKASSLEDRLSRIVIRAPDAGMVIGMTVHTVGGVVHPGTPLLDIVPSVSELIIEAQVPPVDIDRIAIGKRADIRFSAFNTATTPVIEGEVSSVSADRLTNEKSGTAYYLARVRVTEHGVHTLGERKLVPGMPADVLIITGRRTLLQYLMQPARNALAQSMIEE is encoded by the coding sequence ATGCCCAGTCGTCAAATTGAAAGCTTCGCCGACCTGCCAGTATCGGATCGCAAGATCCGCCGCCTGGGCCTTGCCATTGTCGGGGTGACCTTCGGCCTGTTCGGCACTTGGGCGGCATTCGCGCCGCTGGACGGGGCCGTTTACGCACCGGGGGTGGTCACGGTGCAGACCTACCGCAAGACGGTTCAGCACCTTGAAGGCGGTATCGTCAAAGAGGTTCTGGTCCACGACGGTGACATCGTCAAACGCGATGATCCGCTGATCGTTCTCGATGATGCCCAGCTGCGCTTCGAATACGAGATGACTCGTGGTCAGCTGATCGCGGCCAAGGCCATGGAGGCGCGACTCAAGGCCGAGCGCGACTCGCTGTCGGCGATCGACTTCGGGGAACTCGCCGATCTCACCAGTCCACGGGGGGTGGAAGCACGCCAGAGCGAAACGCTGGTGTTCAATGCCCGACAAGGTTCGAGGCAGGGACAGAGCGCTGTGCTGCGTGAACGTATCGGCCAGTTGAATCAACAGATCAGCGGGCTGGAGTCGGTCATCGATACCAAGCTCCAGCTGGAGAGATCCTACAGTGGAGAAATTGGCGAGCTGTCCGACTTGCTGAAGCAGGGCTTTGTCGACAAGCAGCGCCTGGTCGAGCAGCAGCGCAAGCTGGAGATGCTCAAGTCCGAGGTGGCGGATCACCGCGCTACGATCAATCGGGCCCGTCTGCAGATCAACGAAACACAGCTGCAGATCCTGCAGGTCGACAAGGATTTCAATGCCGATGTCGCCAAGCAGTTGGCCGAGGTCCAGACCCGGATCTACGACCTGCGGGAGAAGGCCTCGTCCCTGGAAGACCGGCTCAGCCGTATCGTCATCCGCGCACCCGATGCGGGCATGGTGATTGGCATGACCGTGCACACCGTAGGTGGGGTCGTGCACCCGGGGACGCCGCTGCTGGACATCGTTCCATCGGTTTCCGAGCTGATCATCGAGGCCCAGGTGCCGCCGGTGGACATCGACCGGATCGCCATCGGCAAGCGCGCCGACATCCGTTTCAGTGCATTCAACACCGCGACCACGCCTGTGATCGAGGGCGAGGTCAGCAGCGTATCGGCAGATCGCCTGACCAATGAAAAGAGCGGGACAGCCTATTATCTGGCGCGGGTCCGGGTAACCGAACATGGCGTGCACACCCTGGGTGAGCGCAAGCTGGTGCCGGGGATGCCGGCGGACGTGTTGATCATCACGGGGCGCCGCACGTTGCTGCAGTACCTGATGCAGCCGGCCCGCAATGCCCTGGCTCAATCGATGATCGAGGAGTGA
- a CDS encoding TolC family outer membrane protein, translated as MGTSVILLAGAFMLAAGSALAQTAAATSGGVSASTVSTDLLQLYHEARLEDPKVLASFAQAQAGREHQTEAMGVLLPQVSLNAGTNRIHQESDLVQESYDSEDYSLVLRQYLYNKAAWENYQKFKSLAKQSESEALDAQAEATVELARRYFTALAAEDELELVRAERRTTQESLDRVNALYEKQLALVTDQLDLKARVDLLAAQELEARNEATISREALAEIVGRPVKEKLSRIRDDVHMQVSAQSLETWVREGIAQNPALKASESGVEAAEAALRSGEGGHYPTVSLNLSAQQTNEGYNNSLAPRTDSYVAGVGVQVPIYSGGSTSARVRGLYQDQVVAEEQLEEIRRRVVKEITSAYLTANSNGEKIEASRLALSSAQLSRVAAEKGMSYGMVNAVDVLSAVRNEFRARRDLLKTQYDFLSNVFTLNRWAGKAPVESVESVNGWLSPSRSVQDIMRR; from the coding sequence ATGGGCACGTCGGTCATTCTGTTGGCGGGGGCGTTCATGCTGGCGGCAGGCAGCGCCCTGGCGCAGACCGCTGCGGCAACTTCGGGCGGGGTCAGTGCTTCGACGGTTTCCACCGATCTCCTGCAGCTGTATCACGAGGCACGGCTGGAGGACCCGAAGGTACTGGCTTCCTTTGCCCAGGCACAGGCGGGCCGGGAGCATCAGACCGAGGCCATGGGCGTGCTGCTGCCGCAAGTATCGCTGAACGCGGGGACGAACCGGATTCACCAGGAAAGCGACCTGGTCCAGGAGAGTTACGACAGCGAGGACTACAGCCTGGTGCTGCGTCAGTATCTCTACAACAAGGCTGCGTGGGAGAACTACCAGAAGTTCAAGAGCCTGGCCAAACAGTCCGAATCGGAAGCGCTGGACGCCCAGGCGGAGGCCACCGTGGAATTGGCGCGGCGATACTTCACCGCGTTGGCGGCCGAGGATGAACTGGAGTTGGTGAGGGCGGAGCGTCGAACCACGCAGGAAAGCCTGGATCGGGTCAATGCGTTGTACGAAAAGCAGCTGGCACTGGTGACCGATCAGCTCGACCTCAAGGCGCGGGTGGATCTGCTCGCCGCGCAGGAGCTGGAAGCCCGCAACGAGGCCACCATCAGTCGCGAGGCATTGGCGGAAATCGTCGGTCGGCCCGTCAAGGAGAAGCTCAGTCGGATTCGCGATGACGTGCACATGCAGGTATCGGCACAAAGCCTGGAAACCTGGGTCCGTGAGGGGATAGCGCAGAACCCGGCACTCAAGGCCAGCGAGAGCGGCGTGGAAGCCGCGGAGGCGGCATTGCGCAGCGGCGAAGGCGGGCACTACCCGACCGTGAGCCTGAACCTGAGCGCCCAGCAGACCAACGAGGGCTACAACAACTCTCTGGCGCCGCGTACCGACAGTTATGTCGCGGGAGTCGGCGTTCAGGTACCGATCTACAGCGGCGGTTCGACCTCGGCGCGGGTCCGCGGGCTCTACCAGGACCAGGTGGTTGCCGAAGAGCAACTGGAAGAAATTCGCCGTCGGGTGGTCAAGGAGATCACCAGCGCTTACCTGACCGCCAACTCCAATGGCGAGAAGATCGAGGCGAGCCGCCTGGCCCTGTCATCGGCGCAGCTGTCCCGGGTGGCGGCGGAGAAGGGGATGAGCTATGGCATGGTCAACGCCGTCGATGTGTTGTCCGCGGTACGCAATGAGTTCCGCGCCCGGCGTGATCTGCTCAAGACGCAGTACGATTTCCTCAGCAACGTGTTCACCCTCAACCGCTGGGCTGGAAAAGCGCCGGTCGAAAGTGTCGAAAGCGTGAATGGCTGGTTGAGCCCCAGCCGCTCCGTCCAGGACATCATGCGCCGCTGA